In one window of Bos mutus isolate GX-2022 chromosome 13, NWIPB_WYAK_1.1, whole genome shotgun sequence DNA:
- the ZNF335 gene encoding LOW QUALITY PROTEIN: zinc finger protein 335 (The sequence of the model RefSeq protein was modified relative to this genomic sequence to represent the inferred CDS: inserted 1 base in 1 codon), with amino-acid sequence MEENEVESSSDAAPRPGRPEEPTESGLGVGTSEAVSADSSDAAAAPGPAEADDSGVGQSSDRGSSSLEEVSESSSTTDPLPHGYLPDSSSVSRGPAAGVMGGPPALVHSSALPDPNMLVSDCTASSSDLGSAIDKIIESTIGTDLIRSCITVTSAEGSGAEATRYLILQGPDDGAPMASPMSSSTLAHSLAAIEALADGPTSTSTCLEAPEEAQGGPSSPAQPPLGSGTEEPDLQSLEAMMEVVVVQQFKCKMCQYRSSTKATLLRHMRERHFRPAVAAGKKGRPRKWGSLAQPQEEEGPEEEDDDDIIDAGAIDDLEEDSDYNPADDEPRGRQLRAQRPTPSTLRPRRRPGRPRKLPRLETLDLPDGVEGEPLVSPQSGQSPLEPQDPEAPSSSGRGRLVALGKANRAPVEPSVSQSDARSAAASYQDEADALPRRRGRPSRRFLGKKYRKYYYKSPKPLLRPFLCRICGSRFLSHEDLRFHVNSHEAGNPQLFRCLQCSYRSRRWSSLKEHMFNHVGSKPYKCDKCSYTSVYRKDVIRHAAVHSRDRKKRPDPTPKLSSFPCPVCGRVYPMQKRLTQHMKTHSTEKPHMCDKCGKSFKKRYTFKMHLLTHIQAVANRRFKCEFCEFVCEDKKALLNHQLSHVSDKPFKCSFCPYRTFREDFLLSHVAVKHTGAKPFACEYCHFSTRHKKNLRLHVRCRHASSFEEWGRRHPEEPPSRRRPFFSLQQIEELKQQHSTAPGPPASSPGPPEIPSEAAPSQSPETPPLLCSDTLGGATIIYQPGTAESTAVATQTALDLLLNMSTQRELGGTALQVAVVKSEDVEAGLVSSGGQPSPAGTTPQVVTLHMADPGGSVAAESQLAPPDLQQITLAPGPFGGAGYSVITAPTVEEGTSTPGTPYSEEPPGEAAQTVVVGDTLKEAGTHFIMAADGTQLHHIQLTADSSISFPSTEALASGAKWPLLQYGGLPRDGPEPPAPARTHQPRDPQGSASPPPAASKPLGLVVPPSPPSAATASSKKFSCKICAEAFTGRAEMESHKRAHAGPGAFKCPDCPFSARQWPEVRAHMAQHSSLRPHQCSQCSFASKNKKDLRRHMLTHTNEKPFECQLCGQRFNRNGHLKFHIQRLHSPDGRKTAAPTARAPARPPTQTIILNSDDETLATLHTAFQSSHGVLGPXRLQQALGQEHIFVAQEQTVSNPEEAAYIQEITTADGQMVQHLVASDSQVQYIISPDGVQQLLPQEYVVVPEGHHIQVQEGQITHIQYEQGTPFLQESQIQYVPVSPGQQLVTQAQLEAAAHSAVTAVADAAMAQAQGLFGTEEAVPEHIQQLQHQGIEYDVITLSDD; translated from the exons ATGGAGGAAAACGAGGTGGAGAGCAGTAGCGACGCGGCCCCTAGGCCTGGCCGGCCCGAGGAGCCCACGGAGAGCGGGTTGGGTGTGGGCACCTCGGAAGCCGTGTCGGCTGACAGCAGCGACGCCGCGGCCGCCCCGGGGCCAGCGGAGGCCGACGATTCCGGCGTGGGGCAGAGCTCGGACCGCGGCAGCAGCTCGCTG GAGGAGGTATCTGAGAGCAGCTCCACCACAGACCCCCTGCCCCATGGCTACCTCCCTGACTCATCTTCTGTTTCCCGTGGGCCAGCGGCAGGGGTGATGGGTGGCCCCCCAGCCCTGGTGCACTCCAGTGCACTGCCAGACCCCAACATGCTGGTGTCCGACTGCACGGCTTCTTCCTCGGACCTGGGCTCGGCCATTGACAAGATCATCGAGTCCACCATCGGGACCGACCTCATCCGGA GCTGCATCACCGTGACCAGTGCGGAGGGCAGCGGGGCCGAGGCCACACGGTACCTGATCCTGCAGGGACCAGACGATG GTGCCCCCATGGCGTCACCAATGTCCAGTTCCACCCTGGCCCATAGCCTGGCAGCCATCGAGGCCCTGGCTGATGGCCCCACATCCACGTCCACGTGCCTGGAGGCACCGGAGGAAGCTCAGGGTGGGCCCAGCTCCCCGGCGCAGCCACCCCTGGGTTCTGGCACCGAGGAGCCGGACTTGCAGAGCCTGGAGGCcatgatggaggtggtggtggtgcagCAGTTCAAGTGCAAGATGTGCCAGTACCGGAGCAGCACCAAGGCCACGCTGCTACGCCACATGCGGGAGCGGCACTTCCGCCCAG cagtaGCAGCTGGTAAGAAGGGGCGTCCGCGCAAGTGGGGCAGCTTAGCCCAGCCCCAGGAGGAAGAGGGCCCAGAGGAGGAAGACGACGATGACATCATAGATGCTGGTGCCATCGATGACCTGGAGG AAGACAGCGACTATAACCCTGCAGATGACGAGCCCCGGGGCCGGCAGCTGCGGGCCCAGCGCCCCACCCCCAGTACCCTGAGACCCCGCAGGAGACCTGGCCGGCCCCGGAAGCTGCCTCGCCTGGAGACCTTGGATCTCCCAGATG GTGTGGAAGGAGAGCCTTTAGTGAGTCCACAAAGTGGACAGAGCCCTCTGGAGCCACAAGACCCCGAGGCACCCAGCTCCTCAGGGCGGGGACGCCTGGTGGCCCTGGGCAAGGCCAACCGGGCCCCCGTGGAACCCAGTGTGAGCCAGTCAGATGCGAGGAGCGCGGCGGCATCCTACCAGGATGAGGCTGACGCCCTGCCCCGCCGCCGTGGTCGACCCTCCAGGCGCTTCCTTGGCAAGAAATACCGCAA GTACTATTACAAGTCACCCAAACCGCTCCTTCGGCCTTTCCTGTGCCGCATCTGCGGCTCCCGCTTCCTGTCCCACGAGGATCTGCGCTTCCATGTCAACTCCCACGAGGCCGGCAACCCCCAGCTCTTCAGGTGCCTGCAGTGCAGCTACCGCTCCCGTCGCTGGTCCTCACTCAAG GAGCACATGTTCAACCACGTGGGCAGTAAGCCTTACAAGTGTGACAAATGCAGCTACACCAGCGTCTACCGGAAGGACGTCATTCGGCACGCGGCTGTGCACAGCCGGGATCG GAAAAAGAGGCCAGACCCG ACCCCAAAGCTGAGCTCCTTCCCCTGCCCCGTGTGTGGCCGTGTCTACCCCATGCAAAAGAGACTCACTCAGCACATGAAGACACACAGCACCGAGAAGCCCCACATGTGCGACAAG tgTGGAAAGTCCTTTAAGAAGCGCTACACCTTCAAAATGCACCTGCTCACGCACATTCAGGCTGTCGCCAACCGCAG GTTCAAGTGCGAGTTCTGCGAGTTTGTTTGCGAGGACAAGAAGGCGCTGCTCAACCACCAGCTGTCCCACGTCAGCGACAAGCCCTTCAAGTGTAGCTTTTGCCCCTACCGCACCTTCCGAGAGGACTTCCTGCTATCCCACGTGGCCGTCAAGCATACAG GGGCCAAGCCCTTTGCCTGCGAGTACTGCCACTTCAGCACGCGGCACAAGAAGAACCTGCGGCTGCATGTGCGGTGCCGGCACGCCAGCAGCTTCGAGGAGTGGGGGCGGCGCCACCCCGAGGAGCCCCCCTCCCGCCGCCGCCCCTTCTTCTCCCTGCAGCAGATCGAGGAGCTGAAGCAGCAGCACAGCACGGCCCCTGGGCCCCCCGCCAGCTCCCCAGGACCTCCTGAG ATCCCCTCAGAGGCTGCACCTTCCCAGTCCCCTGAGACCCCCCCACTGCTCTGTTCTGACACCTTGGGTGGCGCCACCATCATTTATCAGCCAG GGACTGCGGAGTCTACAGCCGTGGCCACGCAGACAGCCTTGGACCTGCTGCTGAACATGAGCACTCAGCGGGAGCTGGGTGGCACAGCCCTGCAG GTGGCCGTGGTGAAGTCAGAGGACGTGGAAGCGGGGTTAGTGTCCTCTGGGGGGCAGCCCTCCCCAGCAGGCACCACTCCCCAGGTGGTCACCCTCCACATGGCAGACCCAGGAGGCAGCGTGGCCGCTGAGAGCCAGCTCGCGCCCCCTGACCTGCAGCAGATCACCCTGGCGCCTGGGCCGTTCGGCGGGGCTGGCTATAGCGTCATTACAGCCCCCACCGTGGAGGAGGGCACTTCGACTCCCGGCACGCCTTACAG CGAGGAGCCCCCGGGGGAGGCAGCCCAGACCGTGGTCGTGGGTGACACCCTGAAAGAAGCTGGCACGCACTTCATCATGGCAGCCGACGGGACCCAGCTGCACCACATCCAG CTGACTGCAGACAGCTCCATCTCCTTCCCAAGTACGGAAGCCTTGGCCTCCGGCGCCAAGTGGCCCCTCCTACAGTATGGGGGGCTGCCCAGAGATGGTCCTGAGCCCCCGGCTCCAGCCAGGACCCACCAGCCAAGGGACCCTCAGGGCTCTGCCTCCCCACCTCCTGCAGCCAGCAAACCCCTGGGTCTGGTAGTGCCCCCCTCGCCGCCATCTGCAGCTACTGCCTCATCAAAGAAGTTTTCCTGCAAGATCTGTGCCGAGGCCTTCACCGGCCGAGCAGAGATGGAGAGTCACAAACGGGCCCACGCCGGGCCGGGAGCCTTCAAGTGCCCTGACTGCCCGTTCAGCGCTCGCCAGTGGCCCGAGGTCCGG GCCCACATGGCACAGCACTCGAGCCTGCGGCCCCACCAGTGCAGCCAGTGCAGCTTCGCCTCCAAGAACAAGAAGGACCTGCGGCGGCACATGCTGACCCACACCAACGAGAAACCCTTCGAGTGCCAGCTCTGCGGGCAGCG CTTCAACCGCAATGGGCACCTCAAGTTCCACATCCAGCGGCTCCACAGCCCTGACGGGAGGAAGACGGCAGCCCCCACTGCACGGGCCCCAGCCCGGCCCCCCACCCAGACCATCATCCTCAACAGTGATGACGAAACGCTGGCCACACTGCACA CTGCCTTCCAGTCCAGTCACGGAGTCCTGGGTC GGCGGCTCCAACAGGCACTGGGCCAGGAACACATCTTCGTGGCCCAGGAACAGACAGTGAGCAATCCG GAGGAAGCCGCCTACATCCAAGAGATCACCACGGCAGACGGCCAGATGGTCCAGCACCTGGTGGCATCTGACAGCCAG GTACAGTACATCATTTCCCCAGACGGAGTCCAGCAGCTCCTTCCCCAGGAATATGTGGTGGTGCCCGAGGGCCATCACATCCAG GTACAGGAGGGCCAGATCACGCACATCCAGTATGAGCAAGGGACCCCCTTCCTTCAGGAGTCCCAG ATCCAATACGTGCCTGTGTCCCCGGGCCAGCAGTTGGTCACCCAGGCCCAGCTCGAGGCTGCGGCACACTCAGCTGTCACAG CGGTGGCCGACGCTGCCATGGCCCAAGCCCAGGGCCTCTTTGGCACAGAGGAGGCGGTGCCCGAACACATCCAACAGCTGCAGCACCAGGGCATCGAATACGACGTCATCACCCTGAGCGATGACTGA